A portion of the Streptomyces sp. YPW6 genome contains these proteins:
- a CDS encoding DUF3710 domain-containing protein, with product MSNSGGENGVVQQVRELLRKFAEDGVVDPSILANAEVASWDRVTLKRVMVATAQIILRIRWENGLPTVEEVAPRDVYFIPRSDLLEMTKMLLGAKSSDAFDGQVAKKLSLPNLMRIIIALFAEESISEEEEEYLISSAVDVCEESLRDGNILRRGFELGPWDISEIDIENLDLVDMGGIMVPSAPGMSCLPVEVDGEMLAATLVQGDTALQLQAFNANSATVWNAVRADMISKMRAQGNSAETWVDRAGIEIRATISVVTEPGVIRVREIRVLGSDGPGWMLRAVVSGAGAAAGGDDGWAYKTFLGAVVVPGALSRRSDVIPLYAPAI from the coding sequence GTGTCAAACTCTGGCGGCGAGAACGGCGTGGTGCAGCAGGTCCGTGAGCTGTTGCGAAAATTCGCCGAGGACGGAGTCGTAGACCCATCCATTCTTGCGAATGCCGAAGTAGCCTCATGGGACCGAGTCACTCTCAAACGAGTCATGGTCGCGACGGCCCAAATAATTCTCCGAATCCGCTGGGAAAATGGCCTGCCAACGGTAGAGGAAGTAGCCCCCAGAGACGTTTATTTCATCCCCAGGAGTGATCTCCTGGAAATGACGAAGATGCTTCTGGGGGCAAAAAGTAGCGACGCCTTTGATGGGCAAGTAGCGAAGAAGCTTTCGCTGCCCAACCTGATGCGAATTATCATCGCTCTCTTCGCCGAGGAGTCCATTTCTGAGGAGGAAGAAGAATATCTTATTTCTTCGGCTGTCGACGTGTGCGAAGAATCCTTGCGTGACGGAAATATTCTTCGGAGAGGATTTGAGCTCGGCCCATGGGACATCAGCGAAATCGATATAGAAAATCTCGATCTTGTTGACATGGGTGGGATCATGGTGCCGTCCGCGCCGGGGATGTCATGCCTCCCAGTCGAGGTAGATGGTGAAATGCTCGCAGCTACGCTGGTCCAAGGTGACACCGCCCTTCAGCTTCAAGCATTCAACGCAAATTCGGCAACCGTATGGAATGCTGTCCGTGCAGACATGATTTCCAAGATGCGCGCCCAGGGTAACTCAGCAGAAACGTGGGTCGACCGGGCAGGAATCGAGATCAGGGCTACCATCTCGGTGGTGACGGAGCCCGGGGTAATCAGAGTCAGAGAAATCAGAGTTCTCGGGAGTGACGGCCCCGGATGGATGTTGCGAGCCGTGGTCAGCGGGGCGGGAGCTGCCGCCGGGGGCGACGATGGATGGGCCTACAAAACTTTCCTTGGAGCCGTCGTCGTCCCGGGTGCACTGTCAAGAAGGAGTGATGTAATCCCGCTTTACGCACCAGCGATTTAA
- a CDS encoding IS110 family transposase, whose product MIDTGGIDVFLGLDVGKGEHHATAVTPAGKKAFDKRLPNTEPKLRELFTKLQAKHGTVLVVVDQPASIGALPLAVARDMGCPVAYLPGLTMRRIADLYPGEAKTDAKDAFIIADAARAMPHTLRAIDGEDETIAELEMIVGFDDDLAGEATRVANRLHGLLTQIHPSLERVLGPRLQHPAVLALLERFGSPAQIRKAGRRRLVTLLRPKAPRMAERLVEEIFAALDEQTVAVPGTEAAALIVPSLAASLAAVLDQRKLLAGRVEELLEGHPLSKVLTSMPGVGVRTGARILIEVGDGSTFPTAGHLAAYAGLVPATRSSGSSIRGEQPSRRGNKQLKRAFFLSAFAALGDPASRAYYDKKIAQGKHHTQALLCLARRRADVLFAMLRDGTFYEPQPSAAVT is encoded by the coding sequence ATGATCGACACCGGCGGCATCGACGTCTTCCTCGGCCTGGACGTCGGCAAGGGCGAACACCACGCCACCGCCGTCACCCCGGCCGGCAAGAAGGCCTTCGACAAGCGGCTGCCCAACACCGAGCCCAAGCTCCGCGAGCTGTTCACGAAGCTCCAGGCCAAGCACGGAACAGTGCTGGTCGTGGTCGACCAGCCGGCCTCCATCGGCGCCCTGCCGCTGGCCGTTGCGAGGGACATGGGCTGCCCGGTCGCCTACCTGCCGGGGCTGACAATGCGGCGGATCGCCGACCTCTACCCGGGCGAGGCCAAGACCGATGCCAAGGACGCGTTCATCATCGCCGACGCAGCCCGGGCGATGCCGCACACGCTGCGGGCGATCGACGGCGAGGACGAGACGATCGCCGAGCTGGAGATGATCGTCGGGTTCGACGACGACCTGGCCGGCGAGGCCACCCGCGTCGCCAATCGGCTGCACGGCCTGCTGACCCAGATCCATCCATCGCTGGAACGGGTCCTGGGACCGCGGTTGCAGCACCCTGCCGTCCTGGCCTTGCTGGAGCGGTTCGGCTCACCGGCACAGATACGCAAGGCGGGCCGTCGGCGGCTGGTCACGCTGCTGCGGCCGAAGGCGCCGAGGATGGCCGAGCGGCTGGTCGAGGAGATCTTCGCCGCGCTGGACGAGCAGACCGTCGCCGTCCCCGGCACCGAGGCAGCCGCGCTGATCGTCCCCAGCCTCGCCGCCTCACTGGCGGCCGTGCTCGATCAGCGCAAGCTGCTGGCCGGGCGGGTCGAGGAACTGCTGGAGGGCCACCCTCTTTCGAAGGTCCTGACGTCGATGCCGGGGGTCGGCGTCAGGACCGGAGCCAGGATCCTGATCGAGGTCGGCGACGGCAGCACCTTCCCGACCGCCGGCCACCTCGCCGCCTACGCCGGTCTCGTACCCGCGACCCGCAGTTCCGGGTCGTCGATCCGCGGTGAACAGCCCTCCAGGAGAGGAAACAAGCAGCTCAAACGGGCCTTCTTCCTCTCCGCGTTCGCCGCTCTGGGTGACCCGGCATCGCGGGCCTACTACGACAAGAAGATCGCCCAGGGCAAGCACCACACCCAGGCCCTGCTCTGCCTCGCCCGCCGCAGGGCCGACGTCCTGTTCGCAATGCTCCGCGACGGGACCTTCTATGAACCGCAGCCGTCGGCCGCGGTCACCTGA